A window of Ammospiza caudacuta isolate bAmmCau1 chromosome 20, bAmmCau1.pri, whole genome shotgun sequence genomic DNA:
TGGGAAGATTCTcacaaatataaaaatgctttccagcTGTTGGATGGATTGCTTCAGGACATAATCCAGGTGGAATGACAGGGATATAATCTCTCCTCGTggaacaacagcaaaaaaaaaaaaaaacaaaacacccccaaaccctcaaGGGTTTACACAATTGTCAAACATCCAACTTTGCAGTCCTGAACATCTCAATCCCTGCTACAGCAGAATGTGGCATCACCAAAATGAATGAGCAGGATTCCTTGGATCCTGGTGGTGCCACTGGGATACCTATAGGGAATTTAACTGTGATAAAATGTGTAACTTGGATTTACATTCAGTGTGATAATCAATCCCTTCATGCTTTATCCTTGCTGGCTGCCCACCCAGGAAGCTTTATTGTTATTACTTCAGGAAGAAATGAAAGGTGCTGGTAAGAGCCAGAAGGGCAAGGCAGTGATCTGGATCATGAAATAAATGCCCTGTTCTTTGGATGAGGTGTGTAAAACATTTTGTTAAAAGCCTCCATGATGAAAACATCAAGAACAGAAAAGGTCTCCTTAAAAACACAGAGCATTTCTGCCTCATCTTTTAAGTTCAAAGCTCAGGGGAGAAAATGTTTTGCTACAATTCACTACAGGTTTGCTGTCACAACCAGAGATGACAatgccctgcagagcacagggccgGCCACAGACTCCAGACAAATGTCTTTGCTTTAGGTTTCAAGTGGTTTATGCCTCTCTTGTTGTAGAAAAGGATCAAAAACACCTCTGGAACCTTCACTGCAGAGTCTTTGCCAGTGTCCAGCTCCTGGGCAAAGGGGatcctgccaggctgcagaggcagcactgcagggtcAGGCTGTGAACCCAGTCATGATTCAGAGtctgagccagagctgctttcccGGCTGATCTCGATTTGTAGGGAGGGTAAATGATCCAAGCGACTCTTTTTTTGCCTGGACTGTTCTTTTTCCTTGATGagagcaccccaaaccctctgcAGCTCAGAGTCATCTTCCTCTGGAGATGCCACAGAGTTTTCAGCTTTCTCTGGAGTCTTTTCCTGCGTCTTCGGAGCAGACCCCAATCTGGTCCATAAATTACCTAAGCAGATGAAAAACAATCATtttataaaaaccaaaacagacaggactgagaggaaaaagtcaaggaACCAACTTTTGGTTGGTTCAAACTCTTCAACCCTTCCTACTCCTCCCACCTCAATATTTGGCATGGAACTGATTATGCTTTGAAGAGTAATTGAAATTAAGCTGCAGAAGGCTCAGGGCAGCCTTGTTCACGTTTCCCCATTTTCAAAGGATGTTTAATTCACACCTCCAGTGCCCCTGCATTCCTGACACTTGTTTTGGTGCCCACAGTTTGAAAACAGATCTTCAGCCCACCTCCATAAAAATCctgctcccaaaccccccagctcctccctaCACGTATTTAGATTTCAAAGCTCTGAACAAACATTTGCTAATTTATCCTGAATTTCATTCAACTTCACCCCTTCATGGCTTTCTGCTGGGACTTCTCTTAGACTCCAAAACCAAAGGAAGTGCAGCAGAACATTTTCTGCACAAAACTAACCTGATTTCTTCTCTCTGGTGTCAGAGTAGAGGCCTTTCACATCTTGTTTGGGGATTCCCAGCCTGCTGTGCACATCTGAGATTGGTTCTCGACGAGGAGCACAGGCACTGCTTGGAGCTTTGATTTCTGGAGAGTGTGGCCTTTTTCCCAGTCTCTGCCTCACATCTGGGGATATTTTCAGTgattaaaatgacaaaaaaaaaatcctgtggcATTTACTCTACCTCTGCCAGCTCAGTTTATGCTCATTCATTACTGAAACTAGACAGATTCTCtggttttatcttttctttagCCTGTTCATTTAAGTCTTTCATACTCACACTTCCTGGAAATTTCTGCAGTACAATTAAGTCagatttcatttcagttttggCAATAAATTTGACATTTCATGTTTTCAAGCTGTGCTCTGTCCAAAAGATAAAAACCTAAGTTATCCCatggctcctgctgctttcctggtgTAGCAGCAGAGTGTGTAAATATCCAGCAGGAGGGAAAATTCCATGGAAACTGGTCTGCCTTCAACAATTCTTTTCAGGTAACAGATACCTTGATTTAAAATTCTACCACTGCTTGGTATTTggcagaataaaataaaaagaatactAAAGCTATTGATACTTAACCCTTGATGTGAATTTTGTATTCTGAAGTTTGCCTGGCTTAGCTGGATGTTCCCAATCTTACAGGGGGTCCAGACAAAAATatgaagggaattttgggacCATGTGTCAACTTGTCAGAGGCCCAAAATGGGCAGAAAGGGTAAAATATACAAACATTATTTTGACATTTCATTAATACAAAAAGGATATAATATTATCTGACAGATAAGTTAAAAGATGTCAGAAGCAGCTGAAATGATACACATTTAAGTTAAATAAATAAGTTATTTAAGCTCAGAAATAAATCCTGCCAAATTGAAAACCACCCATATTCATGTAATGCACATTTGTAATGTGTatttatgtgtatttttaagTGTAGTCAGTGTTTCACATTTGATTTTGGGCAGgacattccctgtgtgctgtttcTCAGCTGCAGAGAATCTCTGCCTCAAGGAGGGAGcgaattaaaagggaaaaagtggGGGGAGATTGGCACAGGCAAAGAAAATGGATGGAAATCAACATCACTAAAAAAGCTTTCACTAAAGTGTACTTGATTGTTTCCCCAAAGCAATTCCCACCTCAATCTCTGAGTGAGGACAAACTGTGTGAATGCAGAGCTTATCTGCAGTGGAGCACAGgtgtgaaataaatatattttagagaCAATTCTGCCCAGCAATGATAAAATCACCTGATTTGACAGTGCTGTTTGGCTGCCGTGGCCCAGAGTTATTCTGACGTTTCTCTTCCAACAGGAGCCTCACATCTGCAACTTTCTCCAAGGATCCTTTGCTGCCAATCCTGTTTTTGATGTTGCTGGTGGCTATGCTATCTGCTCGCATggaattcctaaaaaaaaatcatagattTGATGTCCTCTAAATAAAATTCAATCTTGTGTTCTAAAGTCTTCTTATGTGGAAAATtacatcacaaaaaaaaataatatcatGACTTCTCTGCTGAGAAAAAGTAGTAAAAACAGTGCTTAGAAGCTGTTCAAGCCAGAATCCTAAATATAACAGTAATTCCATGAATACCTCAGTATCCATTTCAAGGCAGCCTCAAAATTGTTGACATTATAATGAGTACAACCACCCTATTGAAGGGGTGGTaatatttatttggatttatatGGATGTTATTTTATTCATCTACAATATATACAACTTTGGCTAGTAAGCCCATAATAACATAAATTCCTCTTTGTCACCAACAACTgagggttattttttttcctcagataaAGAGCAAGAGGCAAAGAGATAACAGAGAGAGGAGTTATTTTTCCCTGTTAATTAGGGTTGTTTGCATAAATTTCTCTTGATTCTACTTCAGGTAATAAGCAATGACAGAGAGATCTGCAGAAAAAGCTGTATTAAAAACATGTTAATTCTGTTGAAAGCCTAGTTTCTGTATTTCTTGTTAGAAAATCTAtacaaaataatataatatataaaataataaaataatagattttaataaatatatcttATTGTTTTATATAATTTTGCTACCTCAGTCTTCGGCAGCTCTGTCGCTAAAACCACGCAATCCCTCttcactgctgcttttaaaGACTAAGAAACTTTTACCTAATATTTTTCAGCTGTGACTCCACCTCATCTGCATACATGGTCATCTTCATGCTTTTTTTGGGCGAGGGGGTGGAGATCATTTTCAGCTCCAGGTCATAATCCATCTCGTCCGAGTCGGAGGCGCTGGCGCTGGATCTCCGGGCGGCGCCGCGCTCCCGCGCCTGCCTGAAGGCCTGCAGCTCATCCCGGTACTCCACCACCACCCTGTCATCCTCATCCATGTCCtgatcctcctcctcctcctcttcctcctctatGGGCTCCTCAGGAACATTCACCAAGCCTGCAGTGAAACAAACTCAGTTCTGATCTACTGAATTTTATACAACCAAAACCTAAAGGAAAATCACCTCACTAATTAATGATCTCCTATAAGTGAGTCTGTAGGTTTTAGTTCTCTCTTCTTAAAGAGAGAGAATATTTTGCAGAGTATTTTAACTGGAATCAATAAATGGCATAAAACTGCTACAGGACAAAATGTGTTCATTCCTCAGAGGCCTGGCCAAGCACAAAGCTGGACAGAGTAATTAAAGCACAACTGCCTCCTGTAGGAGGTGCAGCTCTTCCTCCCTGAGCTAAGCACAATTCCCAGGATCTTACAGGGCTTAATGtgccagctgctggctctgcaaaAATCCCTTCAAGTCCTGCAAGCAGCAGTGCCAAAAAGAACACAGGTGTCATTATGATGCATTCATCACAGACACTGATTTAAATAGAAACAATTTCAATTTAGTCATCAGCAGCACTCAGACATCTCTTCAGACAGCACTACATGACCAACATGGAAAATCTTCCATGAGATTTGTCACATCCATGGCTGTATTTTTAACAGGCCAATCACATTGCACTTGTCTCATGTCAGATTTTTACACCCATTATTTTTCTACCTTAGGTAGGAGATGAAGGTATTCCAGCCTAATTAATAGAATTTTCTCATCTCTATTGTTCTACATTTAGAGATTGGGAGAATTGACTTGGCAAGTGGGACAAATTGCCAAGAAGGCTGAAGATGTCATTCATCCCTTCTTTTGGCCTTTGATGCCACAGTCCCCATGCCCtaaattttataaaagaaaaatgtcacaTAAAAAGCAGCAGCTATTTTGGGAAGCAATGAGCAGAATGAAGTTTCCACCTCAGGAATTTCCTGTAAACTCTTAAAATAagactgaaatttatttttttaagaagacTTCCACAGATCCCATGGGAttgctgaggcactgctgcagaTCCTGGCCAGCCCTCcatgtcccagtgtcccccagggctgtcccagtgcccccagtacCTGAGTGCCGATGTTTGTAGGGGGGAGTCAGGCCCACATCATCCCCAATCAGAGTCCTCTTCTTGATCACATCCCGGTGGATCCTCCTGGAATGGTACCTCCTCTTCCTGAAAGCAGAGAGAGAGGCTGACATGCCTGCCACAGGAATTATGGCTCATTCACGACCCCTAAATCCTGCAATTCTCACCCACTTTAACAGCAGATAAGTTTATGTCAGAGCTGGTCTGAATAGAAACTTCATTTTCATGAGAAAAGTCTCTCCTTATAATTGCAAAAACATTATTTACCTTGAAGCATCTACATAAACTCAATAGAAAATCCACAAATTAAAACAGTTTTAGATTAGCTTGTCCAATTACCTGCAGTGTTCCAATTCCTCTGTCCAATACTCACCAAGAATTGCTAAGAATTCCTTTCATGCCTCCGTAATTTGGATTGCCATATTTCATGTAATACTGGCTTCTCcttgcagctcccagctccttttTGTCATCTGCAAAAAACATAAATTATAGGAATTTTTCCCTCTTAGAGCATAACTTACAGcacagcataaaaataaataactatcCAAAGACAGAGAGCGAGACTGAGTGTGCCTTAAAATCAGAATTACTTCACCCTCCAACATGAAGGATTCAATTTTGCTTACACCTCTGGAATTTCTCCTACCACCACAGCTTTATTTGTGTCTAGAAACTTAATTCCAGGGAGACTGGGTTTGTAGAGATCAGCTTAACAGGGCATTACATCcccctgtcactgctgcagtTTCCACTCACCTTCCTCATcacctttcttttcttaatgAATGTGCCACTTCCTGCATGGTCCAGAAATTATATggacattaattttattttattaacatggatattaataaataaaattaatatttagcAATAATTCTTACTAATCCCTCATTGGCATCTCCAGTTGTATCCATATTTATAAAATGTGGAATTTACTTCTGGAAAAAGGCATCATTTCTATTCCATGGGATTGGGAAGAATGTCTTGTGCCCAAAATACAATTTCCAGGTACAATAATTTTCATACAACATGAACTGATATAATTGACACAAGAAATGTAGATTTGTGGCAAAATTTTAACACCTAataattagcaaaaaaaaatcacacttttATAAGAAGTGTAATTTTTGAGGTGTTTATAAGAAGTGTTATTTTATAAGGAGTGTTATAAATAAGAAGCAGGCACTTTGAGGCATTAATTAGCCAACAAATAAAAGTACAAGAAGCAGTGAATTCAGGGTGCTTGGTCATTTACCTTTAGTAGCAAATCTCATGAACAGCTTGTTTCCTTTAGCCAGTTTATTGGCAGGGCGAAGGTCGTTACGCAGGAGGGAATCTTCTTCTACCTGGGAGAGGGCATCCAACTTTGGGGGCAAAAAAGGGATTTTGGActcaaaaatcaaatttttgtTGAACAAAAATGGGTTGCTTACAGAGAAGCAATCAAGTGATAATGAAGAAAGTCGCTTTTCAAATGATGTTCAAATGAgctctgctttattttcttgaCAAGCTGatgttaatttttaatgtaaactgccctgaaaatgtaaaatatttccttctcttgTTCCATAACATTAACTCAGGTTATTAAATCCAGTCATTGTCAAATGACTCTATATTACTgactgaaatgcagaaaataaatagcaaaacTCAGGCATTGaaaagaatgattttttttttccccctgtttcatatctaaattattttattaacagGTTGTCATGCCCTCACACAATGACTAaaaccatttctttttcatttataGCTGCTTTATAGAAACTCAATTCAGACATCCATGATGTAGGAGTGTTCACTGAGCCATTGCTACAGGAAACCCTAATCACACCTATTATACACTCAGGCAGTGAGGATTAAATTGCTGCCAGGCCATCACTGTatgtgctgattcccacagatCCATGGGCAGCCTAAATCCCATCGGGCTCTAAGCACTTTCCCTGCTGAAAGGTCACTGCCTTCCATTATTGTTCTGTCATTGCCTCCTCTCAGCAGAAAAGAGAAGCCAGGCTCACTCTTCAACTCCCCAAAATCTATTTTCACAAAGCCCTTTCCATTGGGATTATCACCACCTGCACTCCCTCTCACTCCCCACCTAATTTATTTTGATAATTAAATTGTGAATTGCAAATAGAAACCTAAAATGCTGTGAAAACTTCaccccagccagagcagcacttccagaGCAGAGTTTCCACTTCCCTTCTGTACTGACCTCCACATCACTGGGATTGTCATCCTcaacctctccttcttctgtcTCATCATCAGAGCTTTCCTCCTGTTTTTCTAAGGAAaataattggggaaaaaaaaacaaaacaaaaccaagctcCATTTTAGTGTGTCAGCCTCATTTGATTTATGATTACCTACATTGTCTAAAATCAGCCTGAAggtgttttccttcctcctgaGCAGCCTAGGGAATAATCAAAGCACTGAATGCCTATGGAAAAGTGGAGCACAGTGAAATTcagagccctgtgcctgcagcagcacatgtGCATCATTAATTTAATTCTTTGAAAGCAAATGAAACTGCACTGCCTGTCAGGATTTAGTGTGTTCAAAATCAGAGATCAGCAAGGCCAAGGCACTAAAGGCACATTAAAGCATTTCCTTCCATCTCCTTTTCAAATGCCTGCAAATATCCAATAGTAACAATTAATCAAAAGCTTGAGAGAGAGAgtagtaaaaaggaaaaaaaacctaacctTAGTGACTTAATTTTGCTGTGAAATAACTAAAAAATAAGAGCATGCTTCCAGAACTGTTAAAATTGTGAGTTACTTTGATTCCTCAGTTCTTTTTAGCTCAGTGTAAGACAATTcatggtggttttttttccaaagcccccaagaaataaaatattgtacAAAAGTAATGACTGTGGACAGCTATGAAGTGTGATGTGCCAATATCATTTGCAAAGATCTCAAAGTATTTCATAGGCCTAAGATTAAAAAATTCTCCCTCTTATATTTCAGAGTTCCTTATCTTAAAACTCTTCCAATGGACTTAAAAACTTAAAATAGAGAGTGGCAGCTGTCCAAATGATCCTGAAAATATTCCTGAGTGAAATCAATAAAGCACAATTAACTAAACTGAAACCAAAGAGAGAATTTAAGTAAACAAATTACCCAAatttaaaccaaaataattaGGTTCCAGCAGGGAGAGTACTCAGGCATTTTTCTCCCTCACAAATTAGAAGTTTCTCACAGCACAGACCAATCTTTTGCTTCCCTAAGTGTCTAAACAGCCCTGAAATTCCTATCTAAAAAAAGGAATGTAACCAAGCCAGATGACTCCAGGGTATCTGTATGGATCTCACACCTTAAGATGTAATTGAACACTCTGTACTTTCTCTAATATCCCACTTTTCCAGAGGAACAGGAGTAATTCACATGACAGTTCTTATTTTCAGATGAGGTGCAATGATACTATAATTAGAGCAGgattaaatatatatgtttatgCTCCATTTAAGCAATGTCTCTAATCTCCAAAAATTTCCTAACAAGTCTTACTTGAAGCTTTATCAACATTTGGC
This region includes:
- the NCBP3 gene encoding nuclear cap-binding protein subunit 3, whose amino-acid sequence is MAAVRGLRISVKAEASTTTAEPRGAEPEPMEVEEGELETIPVRRSLRELIPDTSRRYENKAGSFITGIDVTSKEAIEKKEQRAKRFHFRAEVNLAQRNVALDRDMMKKAIPKVRLDTIYICGVDEMSTQDIFAYFKEYPPAHIEWLDDTSCNVVWLDEVTATRALINMSSLPDQEKTKSRENNKEKTAEKTKKEKQEESSDDETEEGEVEDDNPSDVELDALSQVEEDSLLRNDLRPANKLAKGNKLFMRFATKDDKKELGAARRSQYYMKYGNPNYGGMKGILSNSWKRRYHSRRIHRDVIKKRTLIGDDVGLTPPYKHRHSGLVNVPEEPIEEEEEEEEDQDMDEDDRVVVEYRDELQAFRQARERGAARRSSASASDSDEMDYDLELKMISTPSPKKSMKMTMYADEVESQLKNIRNSMRADSIATSNIKNRIGSKGSLEKVADVRLLLEEKRQNNSGPRQPNSTVKSDVRQRLGKRPHSPEIKAPSSACAPRREPISDVHSRLGIPKQDVKGLYSDTREKKSGNLWTRLGSAPKTQEKTPEKAENSVASPEEDDSELQRVWGALIKEKEQSRQKKSRLDHLPSLQIEISRESSSGSDSES